The genomic stretch CCTAATTTCTGTGCCTTATACATGACTTGATATGACATACGTCTTTAcaaaaagaataaacatgatgATAAATGTACAGTCATTTTTTAATGATACATAAGGTTCTGCAAAATGTTCGGCATTTATATGGAACAGATAAAATTATGTTATtctaaatctaaaataattgtatcctgaagcaatatattttgattaatttattgaaTCTTTTTATTACTTTGACCATCAAATACGAATGAGTGGGCTGTGCAATCCATTAAGCCAGTGTTAATTTAGTCTGCATTTGTTTGTTAAGAGTCAAGTCTCATTCTAGTTCATGAATATTCTGTGGGAACATCTGTTTAATTCTAAGGGAGTTATTCTCTATGTCTTACCTTCTGAAACCTGTAGATGTTTTAGTCCTGAGTCCCAAGAATACTTTTTAAGTTGCCATTTTAGTTTAGTtgacaaaatataatttgtttttcctaCTAAGGAGATGTGACTTCTTTTTTCTATGTTTATGCAGTGGAGGTTTTCATGGTGTTTTACATCAGACAAAGCTGAAAACATGAGAAAGACTGAGACTAAAATACAGCAAATGCTGACTAAATTAACACTGTACTATGTGCAAAATGCCCATTGTTATTGAGTAAGAAAAGAGCAGTGTTTTCCCCAATCAGTAAAATACTTTCAACAGACTTTGCCATcatttgttttgcttctttATCTTCAAAAGGATTTCCATCTTACTGCAGAAagaatggcatggacaaaataCAGCAGCGTTGCTATATATGCAAACACCTGAAAGACagattaacaaaataatatatataaaacaaaaaacacagacatgttttaaaaatgtgaaacGGAAGCTGTTTCACTTTCCTGTAATTTATCCTATTAGATTTGTGGAACATTTTGCTATACAATATAATTTGCTCTAAATAATATTTCTCAATCCTATTGATTGTATATTCTAAAGGAAGCAGATATACATTTATCCTAAATTATAAACATCTAGCTTAGACAAAGTTGTGAATTTTCACTGTTGTCAGAATTGTACTATCAGGGGCCTCACTAGTGACTCAACACCCCAGCTCAGTGCAGGTCAAGGCCTATAATCCAGACAGTGCTTATTTATATTTGAAGTGTGTAATCATTGACTATGACTACTGGCAAAGCACTTTTGAGGTTGGGGTGTGCCTCAGTTGGCCAGGGTCAACACAGTATGACACCCCTCTGACTTAGTGGGTAGATGGGTGTGTTCTGCATGCATCAAGAGCAGGAGCTGTAGCAGTGATCTGCATTAATCAACACATTTGAAATTCCAAATAATTGTTGAGATGAGTTGAGATGTTGATGGATCAGATGATGTCAATCATTATCAGTGTATGAATCTGATAGTGAATGTTTTCTATCAcatcttcatatgttttatataAGGTACTTACTACTGCAGAAATATCCTCTTGGTAGATCTTCAAATCAATGTTCTTGTTGACAAGTGTTATGAAGGCCAATAGTACTGCAGCACTCAAGTAAAAGAAAGCTGCAATTACATGGTATGCCCAATCCTGCAaaaacaataacccaaaacaattaattaattatgttttaactTTTTAGTAGGTAAAGAGAGAGCAACAGTAAATTACTACTAACCTCacaactactactattaatatctAGAAATCACAATTAGCCtttttggtatttgtttatctatttatttgatTGCAGTGACCCCAGACTgaaaaatagaaatacaaaataaaaaaagcttcaGCAAAATACTGGtagatgtattcatttaaacatCTGTATTGACTAAATATTCAACATTTTTAGTGTCTTTTTAACAGACTGTCAACATGAGGGAAAGCTGTAAAGACTCCAGTGCATTTATTTCTATATTAACTAACAAAAGATGACACGATGTCTTAACCTATAATCTTTCTATAAGCTGAATCTGTGTTAACAATTAACAATATTGATTCAGCTAATAACAATGTTTCAAACGCAGGCTGAGAATACTACAACTGTATAGTTATCCATGTTATATACACACTTGTCACTGCGTATGCCATTATTAATACCAAAAGAACAAGTGAAGCATAAATATTTGATGgagttaataattaaaaatctaataaaaaaatGGACTTACAGCTGCAGCCCAACCTGGGCTATTTTGGTGCACTCCACAAATGAAGAGCACCAGCCAGAGAAATGTCATGACAAAACagaacacagacacaaacatcaCCCATCCTAGAGGATTTGGTGGAAAAACTTTGGTAGATGCAATCAGGATCCATACAAGGCCACCAAAGATCTGGTAGAAGGAACAAAGATGATAAATTATTGCAATAAAAAGCTGACTAAATAATGAATGTAGCTTCCATTCTACTGTTTTCTGTAGTATACATCATTACATGATACAATGAGGATAGTTTTAAGtctataaattatgtttttagatGTCTACAATTGATGTCTATTGAAGGCCACAGCCTAACAAAGTCCTCATCGCTCTGCATTCATTCATACATCCTTCACAACAATTctttaataatattatgaaaaatctaaattaacTATTGTAATTCTATTCTATACAACAAATTAGTTAAAATACGTAGTAGACACTTTGTATGTTTCATTTATATTACTAAATTAAATTCATTACCATTTTCCAGTTTATGACAGGATACATTTGCAGGCCATTTTGTTAATGTAAATATTGATATCTGCACTATTTTAACATGTCCCCCCTATGGTTTTtaatactttattatttttttatttaaaatgattatgCCATTATATTGAAAGCTTAGGTGTGGATTACTGTGTAAAAACTAAAGTTTCAAGTGTCACCTACATACTTTAACATTCCATTTTAAATACTGTGCTGTCATTATCAACACcaagataattaaaataaagaagacaTTATTTTTGATAATGAATGGGaaagttacattacattacacaaGACAACATATTTAGTTTCAAACTTCTTTTGGGTTGAACAGAGCTAGAAATCTTCTACtatactgttttgttttaaataacggctgaagactcatcttttcAAGATCTGTTTTCTAGTCATCTCCTGCATCTCACTAtcagtctgctaataaataaataaaaataacagtaGCCGGTGTGCCATTTTGTCTTTCAGCAATATCCCCCCTCCAAGGGGCTGATGAGGCATCCCGTCCTCCACCTTGTAGGACTGACAAGGCACCCCCCACTCTAGTGGGCTAATAATGCATCCCCCACCCCTGATGATGTACCATCCCCATTAGAGGGCCAGCAAGGGGCCCTGACTAGAGGGAGGACCACAGCAACTTTCTGATCTTCTTGCTGATGAATGTATACTGCCTGGAGTGGAGGCAACCATTAGACCtaggctttattttttttatttatttatttatttatttatttatttatttatatttaattttattttctcctataacaatCAGCCACcctatatgtattttgtttttcatttatttgtttgttttgtttattagttAATTTTAAATCTGTAAAGCACCTTGTGGCTATCTTGTGAAGGACGCTATactaaatacaaattgacaGACTTGAATTGATAGACTGatatttcattttcagaaacatcaagaaatCAGTATATACCCTCAGGTGACAGATACTAATTTGAGATATAACTTGTAATTTGTCTGGTATGTTGAAGGCAATAATTAATTAGTTATAGTCTTAAGACATTAGtttgaaaaagtatttaataTTCATAAAGACTGTATAGTACATTGGTTTTGCATTGATATACGGCTACCCAAAGTGTGATGAACtgaaaagcaattaaaacaacattacTTCAAAACCTACTAGCTATAGGATAGTACTTGAAAATTTACATTGTAAAGTCACAAATTGTTAGTTTATTCTGTGGCTTGTTGGTTAGTTTTATAATCTCGACGGAAATGAATGAACAGCAAACCGTGCGATCTGCCAAATCTGTGATTCCTCTGTCAGAGCTCGGTACTTTGAATGTCCTTGCAAGACACAAAATTGATTATCTTGCTTCGTTTAGCACGTATCACATATCAACTGACATTATGCAGGGAACTACGCTGTCTGGTGTTTGTCAAAGAGCTCAGTTATTCAGTTATTTCGGTGGAGCTCAGTTattgaaacgggtgaggatgcacaacttTCGATTTGTGCGCCTGTTAGAAATATGCTTCTTCATTGGAAATTAGATGTTTCCaccgctgatgtaggagtttttGGGATGTTGTGACAActgaattcatcaataacatctcCGTAAATGGTTTTGAGATCCTTATGTACAGGTGCGCTAGCCCATTAAGtctttcttctgtcatagtggagtgcaattatgttttgatttcttgatTTCTGTCTTGATTTGAcagtttatatattgtttatatatacatacacgtTTAAACGGTTTTGCATCCCTAGATCGTATGTTGATTACAAATAAGAGGAAGTTCAACTAAGATCTTGATAACGCCAGCTGTTATCTTCAGTACTGTGTTTTCACCGCTTTGTGAAACTGAATACTTGTGAATCCCAAGAGGAAGAACGATACATTTTTTAGTGCAGACATGAGGCAGCCTATAGTGTATATAGCCTACGCAGTTCAGCAGTTTCGTACTTAAAACAcctgtaactgataaaaagtctCTGCTCTGTCATCCAGTCCTACACTGCAGGCACACCTATTTACACCACTTTCCCGGAATTTACCTGTCGTTTTCAATAACTACCACCTTTTTTGCTGAAGTACGTTGCATGGCTTGCTTTTGATCTCATTCCGTCACGTAcacataacatttttttaaaaagctgATCATATACAGGGGCGGACTGGCCATCTGGACGTTTTGGAAAAGTCCAGAGCAGCCCCCCACCGAACAACGATAGGTAATGTGCCAGGACCATTTTTTGCTCCCATTCCGCCACTGATCATATAGAAAATTGAAATGTTTCAAATATGGTCaacattctttcaaaaacaaaattatgtgttttattttaagacacACAACATGTTATAGCATTTaagcatgtttttaatgtttttttaaataatgatttcTCCACTTAGCCTTATTTTCTTCTCATTGTTTGAGTGTTGCAACTTGTGTAAGTAGTTCTGATTTAAAGGTATACATACCGTAAATTTAGTAATGCAGTAACTTTGTAGCTTTGTCACTACAAATCCTATCCGTCCTATCCGTATCTTTTACATTAACCTTCTGATGTAGTCCTAGTGAAAACAAGTTTTTATAGGGATAGCAGCAGGAaattctatatataaataagagtAGGCCTATATTTACCTCAAATTGTTGTCTATAAAGAGCTGCCATCTTTAACATTTGAAAAAGTGaactttgctttgtttttttacagactattattattcttatgttcttatgtattggCTG from Amia ocellicauda isolate fAmiCal2 chromosome 23, fAmiCal2.hap1, whole genome shotgun sequence encodes the following:
- the LOC136719054 gene encoding myelin and lymphocyte protein; amino-acid sequence: MAAATAQPMGSLPSGVSVCTTLPDIFYLPELIFGGLVWILIASTKVFPPNPLGWVMFVSVFCFVMTFLWLVLFICGVHQNSPGWAAADWAYHVIAAFFYLSAAVLLAFITLVNKNIDLKIYQEDISAVVFAYIATLLYFVHAILSAVRWKSF